Part of the Gemmatimonadota bacterium genome is shown below.
CGAGCACCCGTTCTCTCCGCCGTCTCAACGATCTCCACCGCCGACTTGTCCAAAGAGGCGTGATCATACGCCTTCAGACGGATTCGGATCTTCTGGATTACCGCTGCCATCCGCATCTACTCCGTAATATCCGTGACGACACCGGCACCGACCGTCCGACCGCCCTCGCGAATGGCGAACCGAAGTTCCTTCTC
Proteins encoded:
- a CDS encoding elongation factor Tu; this encodes EKELRFAIREGGRTVGAGVVTDITE